gaacttgagaagaagttcaaaatgtgaaaagttatcgcacggcgcacggcgcacggcgcacgacggacgacgacggacgaaacatgacgactataggtcatccttacccttcgggtcagatgacctaaaaacaaatacaacattaataACATGTTGTGATAGACATATCTACTACTATTAAcacttcttttctttttcatggACATTGCAAAGCAGACTTATATCTTTGAGAGTTGTCCAAGAATGTACTATTGCTTTGTTTCTACTGTAAGTGTTGCAGGATTGTGATATTCAAATTGACaaacagacaaaataaaaatggtttCAAATGAGAGGTGAATGGTTTCTGACTTAAACACTCAATTGTCTTATAAAAGTAACATTTTTCTTCCAAAACCTTGCATTTCACCATTTTAGATATAATGTATACTAAAATAGCGAaatttatgtacatttgtattacaggtatacaaaaatgactaaaatggGTTTGTTCTagcacaggtttacgacgcgggcaaaaaaaaaaaaaaatactaaaagaTACAAGCTCTCTGATTGACTACTAGGAGCGAGTGGACCAATCAGATAGCGAGACGACAGACACAAAATGGCCGAGATCGTTGATCATCTGTTCTGCATGACAATAAATGGAGCATGGGGATCGCTAAGGGATACTTATGTGTaatttttataagtaagtgAGTTTATATTGAGGATCTGCACTTCAGGGATGCATTCGTTGAATAGATGGCGATTTTAGTCGGTCTGTGCTCATTAGGGAATCGTGACCTGGGGAAGCGTGTACTTTTCCGACTAACAATTTTTACACGAATCCtcgtaattcaactttcgatatgaaataaaattcgcccataatcccatcatatcatataccatagtgaccagtaaggaattgtcttcaatgtaagcTAAACAATATTCAGATCGGctgatttttgtggtgttcagagcattttaaaattaattaccccattttctggaaatgggatacagggctaagtaaacaacctttcagtatttttagtatttttttttttcgcacgtcgtaaacctgtggttcTAGAACATTATTTTCAACGCTATCATATTCACCTAAGGACATGGAAATCGGCCATATTGGGGTTGGTTTCTATGGCGATGGAGATTTTCTGTAGTGCCTCTCTGTGTTTGCCAGCCAAATTAAGCTGTGCGGCCTGTGTTTTGTTGTCCTGGGCACGACGCTCCAAGTGGGCCATCATTCTTTTAGCTTCAACATGTTCTTCGTTGAGTGAGAGGGCATCTTTAATATCATAGTAACACAGTGTTGTCTGGAAAAAgatgtatttcaaataaatggaAAATGTAGTACAGTGTATGAGTACAGTAGGACCTGCcttaatgaccacctctgtatcaagaccacctgcttaatacaCAAAATAACCCTTTTCCTTGAATTTatgaaaatgtattgaaaatacacaatggggacaacctacgtcaccggaagtgatatcgggcacacaaaaataaagaaaaaacgcccgcttcaagattaaaatcggctgaaattatgacataaaagctaTGCATCGTCTAAACCTATCGTGCATCAAAGACAATGTATTGTTAGAGATTCTATGAAGCtataaaatatcgccaaacaagctcagataatgcaaacacctcgacacaatatttttcgacagcagggatatcggtcacattttattcaataaaacgttaaaagttgtaaataaataaattttgctgtcaCAAAACCGTCCGTTTActcatatgtaatatatgactgttgaaagaaaatatttcattcattatatttgCTAGTGGAGAATTATAGACGGTGCtttattagaaattatgaaagtgatatcggtcacacttagaactttaggggtaacggtcacatccaaagttacgaaaactgaatattacagcattgtacatgtagtcgttatttacgcattcatgcaactccaATGGATACCCCGCCAAAATACTTTAATTGAATTGATCTTTTTAACCCACCATCAGCAAATAGTTGGCGAGCTATAAAAATAGCTTTCCCCCATTGCTCATCATCCGTCCgtcttttatttctgttttttctCTGCAAGTACTGGAGGAGTTTCATATGTGGACCCAGCTAGCGCTATTGATAACACATTTCGGAATCAATTCGAAATCGATTTATTTCGATACCGCtacatgtatttgccagagagtattaaggatcttttttaaatttcatgtttagaaagtcATCTTTCTTGATTCTAGTAGATGGACTTGTTGCTATGGTTCAAATTCCACATGTGAGCTTAATACTGAATGGacctttctggaattttataagtactacatgtatctctctTTACTCTTGTTGTACATAATGCATCAATGGGAAAACGCGGTAGTCGACAACCTGAAGTTCGTTACCATGTggacatacaattatcaaatatcttgttcgatatagatattttgataataatttttaacataggattgtatttattaatgctcatttttgagacagataagataacaaaataatgaatatttggctatcttgaaattaattgactaccacggtgctttttagcattcatatacatatatttactttttcactgcaacccgtaatatgtatacttaccaagcgcatttgacattcaggggtgcatgatctgctatccgcttatttttatgtgatgtcataattttttctttatagatacaaatatcttgggatgttatcatacaagtgatataaaatgaaaatatattcattacattgcattcagttgacaattaggtgagtatgaatgccaactggacatcggctaattcaacatgaagcgctaaagatattggaccaacatgttaaattgaccgaTTTGTAAATCCAATGGTAAACGTCATGATATCTCTTAGCCCTCTTGTTATCAAatgatttgcttttataatttgtttgcatatgatCATTTGTGCTATTGTTGTTAAGACATATTCTAAGTACCTTTTCAATCGTTATTGTGTGTTAAATCTGTGGAGAAATTATAACGCTATCAGTTAAAAACCATCAGTGATCCTGTCTATTATGTATTCACATATTTCTGTAGCTTATAGATCAGTAtgcttttccttttgtttacatctgatgcctttacatctttaagttttagGTAGTTTCTTGTATATTATCACTGCGAAgtttttaagttatatttacTTTAACATAGAAACGTACTTCAAAATAGTACAATGGTACTCCATGGAGATGTAATTTGTCTGCTTGTTAACGGTTACCTCAGTTCTACTTTGCTTCAGCAAACATTCCACGCAAAGACAATGCAAGAACAAAGGgtgtgtacaaatacatgtatagaaaaacgaaacaacatacagtgtacgaataaccaaagtattcagcaaaaaaatagttacgataatagttaatgatgtatcatgtatCTCGGTAGTATTTCCTCTTTACCTGAATGAGTAGTTAGGGAAAACAACGCTGCGATAGTTCAGCAATTTTTACGATGcgacaaaccatttcaaaatctttggatgtgaccgtaaCCCTGTGAACGACAtccttttttaaaaacaacaaatcacCAACTAGGTTATACTGGTATGTCACTTTTGTAGCGGATAAAATGAACGATAGCTaatacttgaaatataaggtattttatatcagtaaataacagtaaagttaaaaaaaattacgcTTGACATATGTTCGGTGAATAAAATGAGACCAAATGCCACACTGTGGAAAAAGAAAGACAGACGGATGACGAGCAatagacgaaaagcgatttcaaTAGCTCGCTAACCATTTGCTGTTAGGGGGTTAAAAtcgtctttcaagatcagataaattcaataaaagtattttggcgtCTTAACCACAGTTTTCGTAagtttggatgtgaccgttacccctaaagttctaagtgtgaccgatatcacttttataatttctaattaagcatCATATATGattctccactagcagatataatgaatgaaatattttctttcaacagtcatatattacatattagtaaacgggacagtattgtggcagcaaaatttatttatttgcagtTTATAACGTTTcagtgaataaaatgtgaccgacaTCCCTGCTgacgaaaaatattgtgtcgaggtgtttgcataatctgagctagtttgacgatatttaATAGCTTTATAGAATCTCTAACAATACGCTGTCTTTGACGaacgataggtttagaagatgtattgcttttatgtcataatttcagccgatttccatcttgaagcgggcgttttttcataGTTTTGGTGTGCCtgatatcacttccggtgacgtaggttgtccccattgataCATATCATTCAATAGGATGCatggaaattatttttatttgctcTCAAATGATAGCcaaaagttatttaaagataaGCAAAACTTCAGGTGGTAGGGGAAAGCCAAAAGTTCTCCGGGGAAAACCACCCACCTAATTACAATGTATTCCCTATATAGGTCTCAAAACGAGGAGTCAGAGTGGGTGCGAGAATAATAGCGTGTGAGACAATTAAGTGATTTGACTACTGTGGAATTTGACAGTAACTTCTGAGGGTGATATGGCAGATTGTCACCAGTGCATACCCAAATGCTTTTTTCATATGATCTTATTGTGATATACATTGTGTTTATCAAGAAAATATGTatagaaaaaaacatgtatacgtCAAACTTCCAGTTGCTTTCAGCCTTGTATTGACTATATTGTGTTGACTCTATGGATCAGGAAATATATCTGAATGAtcaatacagtttatatatataactataaggGGAAAGGCATCTGATTGATACATAAGATTGACATTAACAACACATTATATgattaacacattttatacacacacataagatatatataatactcaCATTCCTGAACATCTCGTGTAGGCGGGCACGCATTATATACAGGTCAGGGTTATTCTGTTCTGTTTCCAGGCGTTTGTTGACCAGGGCAAGGCATTCTCCGTGTCTCTGTAGTGCAGCCAGACAAGTGATgctacaaatataaataaaaccatgtTTACTTACATATCCACAATGTGTATATAAAGTTAATACAAAGATGCTCAATACAGGAACAGCATTTCAGCAATTCCAAGGCAATACATTTCTTTTGGAGTGTTTGATGCAATTTAATTTTGTGGGATACTTGTGCTGTAAGTAAAATGGTCTTGCAAATAAGAGAAACACTGTTTAATCTTGTATTTCATTCCCAGGTACAATAAGTACCAACATCAATTTTCTAGTTCATAGGTTGAATATTgtatcaaatttataaaatttgtaaaaaaaaaaacactgataAAACTGCTATAGTAATATTCTATTAAGTGCTTATGAAATATCGTACAACAGCCTCTTACCTCCGTATGTGGTATCCTACGTTATCAGGGTTCATTTCAGCTGCACTAGAAAAACACTCCAAGGCCTCAGGATATAGTCTCTGATCAAACAATGTCTGTCCTTGGAAGTAATAGAGGAAAGATAAACGTGAATAATATCCTTCATTGCTGGCTTCAAGAAGACAAGCCTTTTTATAGTTCAAAATGGCTGACTTGAAATCACACAACTGAATATAGGCCTCTGCCCGTTCCACGTAGTATTTTGGTACATCTGCCTTCAGTCCCATAGCCTTGTTAACAGCATTTATACAACCCTGGTGGTCACCACTCGCCTTCAGCAACATAGCTcttgtaaaactaaaacaagagAAATCATGTAAAATTGTTGTGTGAGTATATAAATTAAAAGGCAGAAGAGATAAAGCACACAGATAACTCAGCGACATTTGTATGGTTTGTTGGCGTTTAATATACTACAAGTAAAACATTCTGATTCAGTGGTAGAAAAAAGTCAGAACTCGTACCACTAAACCACCAACCAACAGTCAACATCTCCAGGCATATGCCAGTGTTCATCATGAGCAGCAAATTTGTGGCTAAAAAAAAACTGATTGAGAAGACTACCTATCTCTCAAAAATTCTTCACTTaaactttttgaaataaaaaaaaaatttataattCACAGGGTGGCAAAGAGTACCagtattttatgattttacaaTATCACGTTTGTTAGATTTATTTTTTCCCATTCTCTTACTTTAAAATGTTTCAGAATAGTTTGAAATTCAGTAGATGTTTTATTATCACTGTGATAGGCCTGTAATGACATGAGGTGTAGTCTTACTGTTCAGCAGCTTTTTTCTCCAGGATATCATTCATGCCTGGCGAGTATTTTCTGACAGGACCCCAGTCCTCTGTTTGAAATATACTGTTACGTGTCCATCGCCGAGCTCGAGCCTTGTTCAGGGTTTCCTCACTAACAGTCGTACTGAACACGCTGGCAGGCTAGAATAAAACAGAATATTCCACAACTTAACACATGGTGTCTTACCAAGTCCAACACAATTTAGTACTTatcacaatatatacatgtataaacaatttGTTAGTTTTATTTGGTATAGGTTCAATTGTAAATCttaaagtaaatatttgttttctgctCATGTTTGGATtgctttcagaaaaaaatgaataaggAGGTCATTTTCACATGATTGAATATCGGTACATAATATAATACCCAGAAATTGAATACCCAtgcaggtacatgtacatacatcagaaaataaacatttaaaacaattactgATTGGAGCTGaaacattatatacaaaatgataCCATGCATACACAACGTGTAACAGTGGTTAACAGGGTGAAATGCAGGGATGTCAGATATATGGGCATGGAACACAACATACAAATGCTCTGTGGTGGGGTGAACAAATGATCAATGAAATTTTTGGTGGCCTGATCAGATAAAAGCAAGTAATTTGGGATGTGTGGTGAATAGGTGACAAAGGTCCAAGATGTTTGGTCAGAAATGCTCTTGGGTTTGTTGTTTGGTCAGAAATGCTCTTGGGTTCACAGGGATGCAGAGGTTGTTTAACTGTGTGGGACAATGAGACAAATCAGTGGTGAGGACATAAAGAAGTTTTTATATTGTGGTCAATGATCTGATATCATCACATAATACAAAACATCTATAGATTGATTTATGTATTTGCATGATTAACATGTTACTTATAGGGtgaaataacaatgtcaaaagacatgtacatgtagaaagtTTTACAGCAGAAAGAGGATCTGTCTAAATCGTGGCCTAATCTGTAGTCATATGTGATGGTAGCCATGCAGTATTTGTTGCACAAACAATAGCATCTGAGGTTATTTACTATTTGTAAAAGTTACATCACAATACATAGTTACATATTATGTCATGAACCAATTACGTtcattttaatatgaatcaaaataattatgaattatcaGTGGAatttaacttttgtttttaatccCTATCTATTTAATAGTGTGCATGTCCTCAAAGCAAGTCTTACCCCATAAAACATTGTAGACTGATATGGCTGAAAATTATAATTGGgcaaataaagtaaaatgtcTTAAGAtcaacattatattgacaatCATCCAAAACAAACATTCAAATAAATGCCATGCTTACATTACAGCTCAACATCAAGTGTATAGAAAGAAAGCAATGGTAACAAAAAACACTCAATTcatggtgggttttttttaaaatgaaattagaaaaaaaataatggatACCAACATAGTTTCCAATTTGTCCCATCCTGAAGCCAACTTCAGAAAATTTTGGACTTTCCTTCAGGAATAATTAAACTATGGTAAATGATGATAAGTAAGTGAACTTGAGTATTGAAATTTTCTAGACTTTCCAATATGATCTGCGGAGTATGATCTATAAACCTATAAAATGATTACCTTTTTATCTGCAGCAGAGTTGTTGTCGTCTTCTTTTTTCTCAGCATCACCACTGCCACCATCAGTCACATCTGTTTTAGACACCAAAGGATCAGTAACGTCTGTTGCAGAATCTGTCTGCATCTGAACCAAAGAACTATCCTCTAACTGTAATAGCTGTGATGCACTACTTAAGTCTTTTTCTGAATTTGTAAATGTGGATTCATCAACAATTTCTTTCATTGCTTCCTCTGTTCGCTTGTCCTGCTCTTCAGCAAACTTTGTAGATGATCTTGTGAAAGTGTGTTCCAGTTGAGGATAAAACTGATGAATGTTCACCATTTTCTTTTTACCAACCGTTGAATCTGAAAGTTCAGAGAGCTCCATTTCCACAGGACTGACTCTAGGTTCGGAGTAGTAATCCTCCTTCACCACATCAGCCTCGTTTTCCTCCACAATGCTAGTCATACTGGGATTGGTTAGCTCTGTGTCTTGTCTCACCTCCATGGTGCCGAAAGGttagtaattttatttttatttctcacATTTCATCAGCAAGTTTTCATTTATGTGAAACCATTAACCTATAATGagataaaacataaataatttatcatttcCAGGCTATACTACAAAACAAAATTCTATTATTTGCATggtcatatacaatgtattcagttaaaaatatatacttgtTGGAACTGTAGTACtatgttgtgtatatatatgctgaTACTGTTGCTAATAATTAATAGATACACAGAAGGAGTGCGAG
This genomic window from Argopecten irradians isolate NY chromosome 4, Ai_NY, whole genome shotgun sequence contains:
- the LOC138320456 gene encoding tetratricopeptide repeat protein 16-like isoform X1, translating into MEVRQDTELTNPSMTSIVEENEADVVKEDYYSEPRVSPVEMELSELSDSTVGKKKMVNIHQFYPQLEHTFTRSSTKFAEEQDKRTEEAMKEIVDESTFTNSEKDLSSASQLLQLEDSSLVQMQTDSATDVTDPLVSKTDVTDGGSGDAEKKEDDNNSAADKKPYQSTMFYGPASVFSTTVSEETLNKARARRWTRNSIFQTEDWGPVRKYSPGMNDILEKKAAEHFTRAMLLKASGDHQGCINAVNKAMGLKADVPKYYVERAEAYIQLCDFKSAILNYKKACLLEASNEGYYSRLSFLYYFQGQTLFDQRLYPEALECFSSAAEMNPDNVGYHIRSITCLAALQRHGECLALVNKRLETEQNNPDLYIMRARLHEMFRNTTLCYYDIKDALSLNEEHVEAKRMMAHLERRAQDNKTQAAQLNLAGKHREALQKISIAIETNPNMADFHVLRGTLHRKLGDFNAAIDDFLLALDKCDHDEESPVYLDSQRQLLLTYNDFAVECFTKGFYEESIILLNKAIKGEKREKGLYINRGDCFFRQNDFNFALQDYNQALEIDPTDAAIQARISVIYNEYGVTAYQDKNYPEADSKFTEALKHNPKVGQYYISRARARYMLESMVGARQDLLMGLLLDPTNEDVISILSRLFPGKSVAEVINSRAADTAKLALKAVLFPPQPRSLESKSATAMEVTFVEGDRQPPPSAVKTEWSQAESDVAKKDGLPALQRLKTCMSEQDFAVVLMEGKKQVHMEIKSSLRERKSLKYDGPRVQPLPPPMAKPRYGGLRKERLIKSPGSGEKKKSSTNWKQFSMGIGLANGAD
- the LOC138320456 gene encoding tetratricopeptide repeat protein 16-like isoform X2, translating into MEVRQDTELTNPSMTSIVEENEADVVKEDYYSEPRVSPVEMELSELSDSTVGKKKMVNIHQFYPQLEHTFTRSSTKFAEEQDKRTEEAMKEIVDESTFTNSEKDLSSASQLLQLEDSSLVQMQTDSATDVTDPLVSKTDVTDGGSGDAEKKEDDNNSAADKKPASVFSTTVSEETLNKARARRWTRNSIFQTEDWGPVRKYSPGMNDILEKKAAEHFTRAMLLKASGDHQGCINAVNKAMGLKADVPKYYVERAEAYIQLCDFKSAILNYKKACLLEASNEGYYSRLSFLYYFQGQTLFDQRLYPEALECFSSAAEMNPDNVGYHIRSITCLAALQRHGECLALVNKRLETEQNNPDLYIMRARLHEMFRNTTLCYYDIKDALSLNEEHVEAKRMMAHLERRAQDNKTQAAQLNLAGKHREALQKISIAIETNPNMADFHVLRGTLHRKLGDFNAAIDDFLLALDKCDHDEESPVYLDSQRQLLLTYNDFAVECFTKGFYEESIILLNKAIKGEKREKGLYINRGDCFFRQNDFNFALQDYNQALEIDPTDAAIQARISVIYNEYGVTAYQDKNYPEADSKFTEALKHNPKVGQYYISRARARYMLESMVGARQDLLMGLLLDPTNEDVISILSRLFPGKSVAEVINSRAADTAKLALKAVLFPPQPRSLESKSATAMEVTFVEGDRQPPPSAVKTEWSQAESDVAKKDGLPALQRLKTCMSEQDFAVVLMEGKKQVHMEIKSSLRERKSLKYDGPRVQPLPPPMAKPRYGGLRKERLIKSPGSGEKKKSSTNWKQFSMGIGLANGAD